The Blastococcus sp. HT6-4 genome window below encodes:
- a CDS encoding inorganic diphosphatase, protein MQFDVTVEIPKGQRNKYELDHETGRIRLDRMLFTSTRYPADYGYIENTLGQDGDPLDALVILEEPTFPGCLVTCRAIGMFRMTDEAGGDDKVLCVPATDPRVAHLKEIHDVSEFDRLEIQHFFETYKDLEPGKSVEGAEWVGREAAEAEILASIERAKNTSAHH, encoded by the coding sequence GTGCAGTTCGACGTGACGGTAGAAATCCCGAAGGGCCAGCGGAACAAGTACGAGCTGGACCATGAGACCGGCCGCATCCGCTTGGACCGGATGCTGTTCACCTCCACCCGCTATCCGGCGGACTACGGCTACATCGAGAACACCCTGGGGCAGGACGGCGATCCGCTCGACGCCCTGGTCATCCTCGAGGAGCCGACGTTCCCCGGGTGCCTGGTCACCTGCCGGGCCATCGGCATGTTCCGCATGACCGACGAGGCCGGAGGGGACGACAAGGTCCTCTGCGTGCCGGCGACGGACCCGCGGGTGGCGCACCTCAAGGAGATCCACGACGTGTCGGAGTTCGACCGTCTGGAGATCCAGCACTTCTTCGAGACCTACAAGGACCTGGAGCCGGGCAAGTCGGTCGAGGGCGCCGAGTGGGTCGGCCGCGAGGCGGCCGAGGCCGAGATCCTGGCCTCGATCGAGCGCGCGAAGAACACCTCCGCCCACCACTGA
- a CDS encoding DNA polymerase III subunit delta' translates to MTAPVTAPTEGVWTQVVGQPAVVAELRAAIADPTAMTHSWLFTGPPGSGRSVAARAFAAALQCPAGGDGTCHECRTVLAGTHADVHVVVPDGLSIGAEEARGLIRVAGRAPSGGRWQVVVVEDADRMTETAANAVLKMIEEPPPRTVFLLCAPSLHPDDVPVTIRSRCRVIGLRTPTVDAIAEVLVRRDGIDPALAAWSAGASGGHVGRARRLARDEDARLVRKAVLDVPLKLVSLAACLDAADDLVGSAQEETDVATDALDAAETEALKNSLGVGARGPGVVAASRGSAGQLKELERRQKSRATRIGRDSLDRALVDLAGLYRDALVVGAAPADTPQLNHPDRRADAEELARRIGAEGAVHRIDAILACRQALEQNVKPRIALEALTVALRLPA, encoded by the coding sequence GTGACGGCGCCGGTGACCGCGCCCACCGAGGGCGTCTGGACGCAGGTGGTCGGCCAGCCGGCCGTGGTCGCCGAGCTGCGGGCGGCGATCGCCGACCCGACGGCGATGACCCACTCCTGGCTGTTCACCGGCCCGCCCGGCTCCGGCCGGTCGGTGGCCGCACGCGCCTTCGCCGCCGCCCTGCAGTGCCCGGCCGGCGGTGACGGCACCTGCCACGAGTGCCGGACGGTGCTGGCCGGCACGCACGCCGACGTGCACGTGGTCGTGCCCGACGGCCTCTCGATCGGCGCGGAGGAGGCCAGGGGGCTGATCCGGGTCGCCGGGCGCGCCCCGTCCGGGGGGCGCTGGCAGGTGGTCGTGGTCGAGGACGCCGACCGGATGACCGAGACGGCCGCCAACGCCGTGCTCAAGATGATCGAGGAACCCCCGCCGCGCACGGTCTTCCTGCTCTGCGCGCCCAGCCTGCACCCCGACGACGTGCCGGTCACCATCCGCTCCCGGTGCCGGGTGATCGGTCTCCGGACACCGACGGTCGACGCCATCGCCGAGGTGCTGGTCCGTCGCGACGGCATCGACCCGGCCCTGGCGGCGTGGTCGGCCGGCGCCTCCGGTGGCCACGTCGGTCGGGCCCGCCGGCTGGCCCGTGACGAGGACGCCCGGCTGGTCCGCAAGGCCGTGCTGGACGTCCCGCTGAAGCTCGTCTCGCTGGCCGCGTGCCTCGACGCCGCCGACGACCTGGTCGGCAGCGCCCAGGAGGAGACCGACGTGGCCACCGATGCGCTGGACGCCGCCGAGACCGAGGCGCTGAAGAACAGCCTCGGCGTGGGCGCCCGTGGCCCGGGGGTCGTCGCGGCGAGCCGGGGGAGCGCCGGCCAGCTCAAGGAGCTGGAGCGCCGGCAGAAGTCGCGGGCCACCCGGATCGGGCGCGACTCGCTCGACCGGGCGCTGGTCGACCTCGCCGGGCTCTACCGCGACGCGCTGGTGGTCGGCGCCGCTCCTGCGGACACCCCGCAGCTGAACCACCCCGACCGCCGGGCCGATGCCGAGGAGCTGGCCCGCCGGATCGGTGCGGAGGGGGCGGTGCACCGCATCGACGCGATCCTCGCCTGCCGGCAGGCGCTGGAGCAGAACGTCAAGCCGCGGATCGCCCTCGAGGCGCTCACCGTGGCGCTGCGCCTGCCCGCCTGA
- the tmk gene encoding dTMP kinase, whose amino-acid sequence MPPSAGPPLTEVGEDGAPSGADSSGAVGLGAKLRAVLRVPDFRKLWLSTLLSSFGDWLGLLAITVTATLTFEDYAAQQFALAGVLLFRLLPAIVLGPVAGAFADRFDRRKTMVVTDIFRFGLFASIPIVDNLIWLFIAQFVIEAFSLFWIPAKDAAVPNMLRKDQLEAANQLSLVTTYGLTPVVAAIVFAVLTSVGSRVSDVLPGVDEVDLALYLNALTFLVAAAVIWNLPSISGRRAAGAVVGQQESFLGSLIKGFSFAGHTRLIRGLVVGITGAFVAAGAIIATGQAYVNVLGGGQAAYGLLFGAVFVGLGLGIGVGPSVARDLARERIFGVAIVGAGTVVLFLSWSPALWISLVLVVAMGFFAGMAFLAGITLIGTEVADEIRGRTFAIVQSLVRAALIISLALVPIGVGLIGRHEIDLGAVAVPISGERIMLFAAGLLAVGVGLVAYRQMDDGRPVPLLADVMTALRRDTTARRRLAGGGVLIAFEGGEGAGKSTQVRRLQEWLTDEGLVARASFEPGATPPGAGIRSIVLDRAQVGIAPRTEALLYAADRAQHVHAVLRPALDAGEVVITDRFIDSSLAYQGAGRAIPLDDVRMLSRWAAQGLQPDLTVLLDLPPDVGLARARGRAAADRLESESLDFHQRVRHTFQALAEADPDRYLVLDARRSPDEIAAAIRVRVAELLSGLPLQTLAQPTEQVQVAPELRHDVDPESVDHGRHVQTGATPQLHP is encoded by the coding sequence GTGCCGCCGTCTGCGGGTCCGCCGCTGACGGAGGTGGGGGAGGACGGCGCGCCCTCGGGTGCGGACTCCTCCGGCGCGGTCGGGCTGGGGGCCAAGCTCCGGGCGGTCCTGCGGGTGCCCGACTTCCGCAAACTGTGGCTGTCGACGTTGCTGTCCAGCTTCGGCGACTGGCTGGGCCTGCTCGCCATCACCGTGACCGCCACGCTGACCTTCGAGGACTACGCCGCGCAACAGTTCGCGCTGGCCGGCGTCCTGCTGTTCCGGCTGCTCCCGGCCATCGTGCTCGGTCCGGTGGCCGGGGCCTTCGCCGACCGGTTCGACCGGCGCAAGACGATGGTGGTCACCGACATCTTCCGGTTCGGGCTGTTCGCGTCGATCCCGATCGTCGACAACCTGATCTGGTTGTTCATCGCCCAGTTCGTCATCGAGGCCTTCAGCTTGTTCTGGATCCCGGCCAAGGACGCCGCCGTCCCGAACATGCTGCGCAAGGACCAACTGGAGGCGGCCAACCAGCTCTCCCTGGTCACCACCTACGGGCTGACCCCGGTGGTCGCGGCGATCGTGTTCGCGGTGCTCACCAGCGTGGGCAGCCGGGTCAGCGACGTGCTGCCGGGGGTGGACGAGGTGGATCTCGCGCTCTATCTGAATGCGCTCACGTTCCTGGTCGCCGCAGCCGTCATCTGGAACCTGCCCTCGATCAGCGGCCGCCGTGCCGCGGGGGCGGTCGTCGGCCAGCAGGAGAGCTTCCTGGGGTCGCTGATCAAGGGGTTCTCCTTCGCCGGCCACACCCGGCTGATCCGGGGCCTGGTCGTGGGAATCACCGGGGCCTTCGTCGCGGCGGGCGCGATCATCGCGACCGGCCAGGCCTACGTCAACGTGCTCGGCGGCGGGCAGGCGGCCTACGGGCTGCTGTTCGGAGCCGTCTTCGTCGGCCTCGGCCTCGGTATCGGGGTGGGCCCCAGCGTGGCCCGCGACCTGGCCCGCGAGCGCATCTTCGGGGTGGCGATCGTCGGCGCCGGGACCGTGGTGCTGTTCCTGTCCTGGTCACCGGCGCTGTGGATCTCGCTGGTGCTGGTCGTCGCCATGGGCTTCTTCGCCGGGATGGCCTTCCTGGCCGGGATCACCCTGATCGGCACCGAGGTGGCGGACGAGATCCGGGGTCGCACGTTCGCGATCGTGCAGTCCCTGGTCCGGGCGGCGCTGATCATCTCCCTCGCACTCGTGCCGATCGGGGTGGGTCTGATCGGGCGGCACGAGATCGACCTCGGCGCCGTCGCCGTGCCGATCTCCGGCGAGCGGATCATGCTGTTCGCGGCCGGGCTGCTGGCCGTCGGCGTCGGGCTGGTCGCCTACCGGCAGATGGACGACGGACGGCCGGTGCCGCTGCTCGCCGACGTCATGACGGCGCTGCGCCGCGACACCACGGCCCGGCGCCGGCTGGCCGGGGGTGGGGTCCTCATCGCCTTCGAGGGTGGGGAGGGTGCCGGCAAGTCCACCCAGGTGCGCCGGCTGCAGGAGTGGCTGACCGACGAGGGGTTGGTCGCCCGCGCCTCCTTCGAGCCCGGCGCCACCCCGCCCGGGGCCGGTATCCGCTCGATCGTGCTGGACAGGGCGCAGGTGGGCATCGCGCCGAGGACCGAGGCGCTGCTCTACGCAGCCGACCGCGCCCAGCACGTGCACGCCGTCCTGCGCCCTGCGCTGGATGCCGGCGAGGTGGTGATCACCGACCGCTTCATCGACAGCTCGCTGGCCTACCAGGGGGCCGGTCGCGCCATCCCGCTCGACGACGTGCGGATGCTGTCGCGCTGGGCTGCCCAGGGGTTGCAGCCCGACCTGACCGTGCTGCTCGACCTGCCGCCCGACGTGGGGCTGGCGCGGGCCCGGGGCCGGGCCGCCGCCGACCGGCTGGAGTCGGAGTCGCTGGACTTCCACCAGCGGGTGCGGCACACCTTCCAGGCCCTGGCCGAGGCCGACCCCGACCGGTACCTCGTGCTGGACGCACGGCGGTCGCCCGACGAGATCGCCGCCGCGATCCGCGTGCGGGTGGCCGAGCTGCTCTCCGGACTGCCGCTGCAGACCCTCGCCCAGCCGACGGAGCAGGTGCAGGTCGCGCCCGAGCTGCGGCACGACGTCGATCCGGAGTCGGTGGACCACGGCCGGCACGTGCAGACCGGCGCCACCCCCCAGCTGCACCCGTGA
- the dacB gene encoding D-alanyl-D-alanine carboxypeptidase/D-alanyl-D-alanine-endopeptidase translates to MSTISSSGSTVVTANYGRFRRRMAMAVVALVLVLAGAGIGLGVLAGDDGGTDGGAVAVPDARLPELGDADPVLAALATDAPVPDPAVLEGLLTPLVTGPPLGSGTPAQVVDVATGEVLFAQAADQPTTPASTAKLLTAAAALTALDRSDTLETRVVAGAAPGEVVLVGGGDPTLSRTAPSQTYPGAATVADLATQATAALPAGTPVTRVVVDSSLFSGPLTASGWGPGDAPSSYAAPVTATAVDGARVSPGSVARSGQPGLDAGVALADALGAPGATVTLGQAPPGAATLATVESAPVARLVEQALSMSDNVLAEALARQVALARGEPASFEGAARAVLGALQEAGVDVSGVTLADGSGLSRENRVPVEVLAELVTGAADGSLGAGSGLLAGLPVAGYDGTLADRGDDDPATAPGTVRAKTGTLLGVHALAGTVVTAEGRLLAFAVVADEAPGGEAAAEATLDEFAATVARCGCS, encoded by the coding sequence GTGAGCACCATCTCGTCGAGCGGATCGACGGTCGTCACGGCGAACTACGGACGCTTCCGGCGCCGCATGGCGATGGCGGTCGTGGCCCTCGTCCTGGTGCTCGCCGGCGCCGGCATCGGTCTCGGCGTGCTGGCCGGCGACGACGGGGGCACCGACGGCGGCGCCGTCGCCGTCCCCGACGCCCGGCTCCCCGAGCTCGGGGACGCCGACCCCGTCCTCGCCGCGCTCGCCACGGACGCGCCGGTGCCCGACCCGGCGGTCCTCGAGGGTCTGCTTACCCCGCTGGTCACCGGTCCGCCGCTGGGTAGCGGCACCCCCGCCCAGGTGGTCGACGTCGCCACCGGCGAGGTCCTGTTCGCCCAGGCGGCCGACCAGCCGACGACGCCGGCGTCGACGGCCAAGCTGCTCACCGCCGCGGCGGCGCTGACCGCGCTCGACCGCTCGGACACGCTGGAGACCCGGGTGGTCGCCGGCGCGGCGCCGGGCGAGGTCGTGCTGGTCGGTGGCGGCGATCCGACGCTCTCACGCACCGCCCCGTCCCAGACCTACCCGGGCGCGGCCACCGTCGCCGATCTCGCCACCCAGGCCACGGCGGCGCTCCCGGCCGGCACACCGGTGACCCGCGTGGTCGTGGACAGCTCGCTGTTCAGCGGCCCGCTCACCGCCAGCGGGTGGGGGCCCGGTGACGCCCCGTCCAGCTACGCCGCCCCGGTCACCGCCACCGCCGTCGACGGGGCACGGGTCAGCCCGGGCTCGGTGGCCCGCAGCGGCCAGCCCGGGCTCGACGCGGGCGTCGCGCTCGCCGACGCGCTCGGGGCGCCGGGTGCCACGGTGACCCTCGGCCAGGCGCCCCCCGGGGCGGCGACGCTGGCCACGGTGGAGTCGGCGCCGGTGGCCCGGTTGGTGGAGCAGGCGCTGTCGATGTCGGACAACGTGCTCGCCGAGGCGCTGGCCCGGCAGGTCGCGTTGGCGCGGGGGGAGCCGGCGAGCTTCGAGGGAGCCGCCCGTGCGGTCCTCGGTGCGCTGCAGGAGGCCGGGGTCGACGTCTCCGGCGTCACCCTCGCCGACGGCAGCGGGCTCTCCCGGGAGAACAGGGTTCCGGTGGAGGTGCTCGCCGAGCTGGTCACCGGTGCCGCCGACGGCAGCCTCGGTGCCGGGTCCGGTCTGCTGGCCGGTCTGCCGGTGGCCGGCTACGACGGCACGCTGGCCGATCGCGGCGACGACGACCCGGCCACCGCACCCGGCACCGTGCGGGCCAAGACCGGGACGCTGTTGGGGGTGCACGCCCTGGCCGGCACGGTCGTCACCGCCGAGGGGCGGCTCCTGGCCTTCGCGGTGGTGGCCGACGAGGCCCCCGGCGGGGAGGCCGCGGCCGAGGCCACGCTCGACGAGTTCGCGGCCACGGTCGCCCGCTGCGGCTGCAGCTGA
- the topA gene encoding type I DNA topoisomerase, translating into MPTKTPQTGTESAPATDGAAKTPARRRSAAPGGKPLVIVESPTKANKIAGYLGSDYVVEASVGHIRDLPRNAADVPAEHKGAAWARLGVDVDNSFEPLYVVSPDRKQQVSRLKQLVKDASEIYLATDEDREGEAIAWHLIDTLKPRVPVRRMVFHEITPEAIARAVANPRELDAALVDAQETRRILDRLYGYEVSPVLWKKVLPKLSAGRVQSVATRIVVERERERMAFHAADYWSLEGTFAVPGRADGADEGEPTTVRAKLVSVDDSRVATGKDFDAATGRVTGDVVHLDEAGARGLAARLEGRQVNVSRVDEKPYRRRPYAPFTTSTLQMEAGRKLGWSSAQVMRVAQRLYENGHITYMRTDSTNLSAEAVNAARTQARELYGDAYVPPEARVYSKKSKGAQEAHEAIRPAGDSFRTPGQLAAGLARDEFRLYELIWQRTVASQMADAVGQTVSVRLAGRSSTDEAVEFTASGRTITFPGFLRAYVESRDEGAQNAGDDDHGSDDAERRLPRLERGQQLDTRTLDAKGHTTQPPSRFTEPSLVARLEELGIGRPSTFASIMQTIQDRGYVWKKGNALVPSFVAFAVVNLLEQYFAQLVDYQFTASLEEELDEIAGGTLQRVTWLTEFYFGGEGRHAGAIAQSGGLKHVIGQRLEEIDARGVNSIPLRATDPEGRPVVARVGRYGPYLQAGDDGARVSIPEDLAPDELTEEKVRELLEAPSGDRELGTDPESGHAVVVKAGRYGPYVTTVVPEGSKDAPRTASLFSSMSPETVTIDDALKLLTLPRTVGAAPDGEEIQALNGRYGPYLKKGTDSRSLDSEEKLFTVTLEEALAIFAQPKQRGRAAAKAPLRELGPDPVTEGQVTVREGRFGPYVTDGETNASLRKGDEVESITIERAAELLADRRARGPATKKKAAKKTAAKKTTAKKTPAKKATAKKTATKAAADPVTATP; encoded by the coding sequence GTGCCCACGAAGACCCCGCAGACCGGAACCGAGAGCGCCCCCGCGACCGACGGCGCGGCGAAGACGCCCGCCCGCCGGCGCTCGGCCGCGCCCGGGGGCAAGCCGCTGGTCATCGTGGAGTCCCCGACCAAGGCGAACAAGATCGCCGGTTACCTGGGCAGCGACTACGTCGTCGAGGCCAGCGTCGGGCACATCCGCGACCTGCCGCGCAACGCCGCCGACGTCCCGGCCGAGCACAAGGGGGCCGCGTGGGCCCGCCTCGGCGTCGACGTCGACAACTCCTTCGAACCGCTCTACGTGGTCAGCCCCGACCGCAAGCAGCAGGTGAGCCGGCTCAAGCAGCTGGTCAAGGACGCCAGCGAGATCTACCTCGCGACAGACGAGGACCGCGAGGGCGAGGCCATCGCCTGGCACCTCATCGACACCCTCAAGCCGCGGGTCCCGGTGCGCCGGATGGTCTTCCATGAGATCACCCCCGAGGCGATCGCCCGCGCCGTGGCCAACCCGCGCGAGCTTGACGCGGCGCTGGTCGACGCCCAGGAGACCCGCCGCATCCTCGACCGGCTGTACGGCTACGAGGTCAGCCCGGTGCTGTGGAAGAAGGTCCTGCCGAAGCTCTCGGCCGGCCGCGTCCAGTCCGTGGCCACCCGCATCGTCGTCGAGCGCGAGCGCGAGCGGATGGCCTTCCACGCCGCCGACTACTGGTCGCTGGAGGGCACCTTCGCCGTCCCCGGCCGCGCCGACGGCGCCGACGAGGGCGAGCCGACCACGGTCCGCGCCAAGCTGGTCAGCGTCGACGACAGCCGCGTCGCCACGGGCAAGGACTTCGACGCCGCCACCGGCCGCGTCACCGGCGACGTCGTGCACCTCGACGAGGCCGGCGCCCGCGGCCTGGCCGCCCGGCTCGAGGGCCGGCAGGTGAACGTCAGCCGGGTCGACGAGAAGCCCTACCGCCGTCGCCCCTACGCCCCGTTCACCACCTCCACGCTGCAGATGGAGGCGGGGCGCAAGCTCGGCTGGTCCTCGGCGCAGGTCATGCGAGTGGCCCAGCGGCTGTACGAGAACGGCCACATCACCTACATGCGGACCGACTCGACCAACCTGTCGGCCGAGGCGGTCAACGCCGCCCGCACCCAGGCCAGGGAGCTGTACGGCGACGCCTACGTGCCGCCGGAGGCGCGGGTCTACAGCAAGAAGTCGAAGGGTGCGCAGGAGGCGCACGAGGCGATCCGCCCGGCCGGTGACAGCTTCCGGACCCCGGGTCAGCTGGCGGCCGGGCTGGCGCGCGACGAGTTCCGGCTCTACGAGCTGATCTGGCAGCGCACCGTCGCCTCGCAGATGGCCGATGCCGTCGGGCAGACCGTCAGCGTCCGCCTGGCCGGCCGCAGCAGCACCGACGAGGCGGTCGAGTTCACCGCCAGCGGCCGCACGATCACCTTCCCCGGCTTCCTGCGTGCCTACGTGGAGTCCCGCGACGAGGGCGCCCAGAACGCCGGCGACGACGACCACGGCAGCGACGACGCCGAGCGCCGGCTGCCCCGGCTGGAGCGCGGCCAGCAGCTGGACACCCGGACGCTGGACGCCAAGGGGCACACCACGCAGCCGCCGTCCCGGTTCACCGAGCCGAGCCTGGTGGCACGGCTCGAGGAGCTCGGGATCGGCCGGCCCTCGACCTTCGCGTCCATCATGCAGACCATCCAGGACCGCGGGTACGTCTGGAAGAAGGGCAACGCCCTCGTCCCGTCGTTCGTCGCGTTCGCGGTGGTGAACCTGCTGGAGCAGTACTTCGCCCAGCTGGTGGACTACCAGTTCACCGCCTCCCTCGAGGAGGAGCTGGACGAGATCGCCGGCGGCACCCTGCAGCGGGTCACCTGGCTGACCGAGTTCTACTTCGGCGGCGAGGGCCGGCACGCCGGCGCGATCGCGCAGTCCGGTGGGCTCAAGCACGTCATCGGCCAGCGGCTGGAGGAGATCGACGCCCGCGGCGTCAACTCGATCCCGCTGCGCGCCACCGACCCCGAGGGCCGCCCGGTCGTCGCCCGGGTCGGCCGCTACGGCCCGTACCTGCAGGCCGGGGACGACGGCGCGCGGGTCAGCATCCCCGAGGACCTCGCGCCCGACGAGCTGACCGAGGAGAAGGTGCGCGAGCTGCTCGAGGCGCCCTCGGGCGACCGGGAGCTGGGCACCGACCCGGAGTCCGGCCACGCGGTCGTGGTGAAGGCCGGCCGGTACGGCCCCTACGTCACCACCGTCGTCCCCGAGGGCAGCAAGGACGCCCCGCGGACGGCGAGCCTGTTCTCCTCGATGTCGCCGGAGACGGTCACCATCGACGACGCCCTGAAGCTGCTGACCCTGCCGCGCACCGTCGGCGCCGCACCCGACGGCGAGGAGATCCAGGCGCTCAACGGCCGCTACGGGCCCTACCTCAAGAAGGGCACCGACTCCCGGTCGCTGGACAGCGAGGAGAAGCTGTTCACCGTCACCCTGGAGGAGGCGCTGGCGATCTTCGCCCAGCCCAAGCAGCGCGGCCGCGCGGCGGCCAAGGCGCCGCTCCGGGAGCTGGGGCCCGACCCGGTCACCGAGGGGCAGGTCACCGTGCGCGAGGGTCGGTTCGGCCCGTACGTGACCGACGGCGAGACCAACGCCAGCCTGCGCAAGGGCGACGAGGTCGAGTCGATCACCATCGAGCGGGCGGCCGAGCTGCTGGCCGACCGCCGGGCGCGCGGGCCGGCGACGAAGAAGAAGGCCGCCAAGAAGACGGCGGCCAAGAAGACGACGGCGAAGAAGACCCCCGCGAAGAAGGCGACCGCCAAGAAGACCGCGACGAAGGCGGCGGCCGACCCGGTCACCGCCACCCCGTGA
- a CDS encoding zinc-dependent metalloprotease, translating into MSSASTMVDWDLAGRTARRLVSPGPRTTREEAAAVVRELHEAAATAIGHVEALTGLRPAPGGVVPQVAVVDRPGWAESNARGMATLLDPLVEKLAERQGSRPSALATAIGSRATGVQAGGLLAFLSSRVLGQYELFGTGGRLLLVAPNIVATERKLGVDPSDFRLWVCLHEVTHQLQFTGVPWLAGYLETQVAEFVAATDLAPDVLRQRLQDVLSSVVDAVRGGEPGSEPEGLMALVRDPRQREVLDRVTAVMSLVEGHAEYVMDGVGPDVVPTVRTLRKRFAQRRKGRGPVDRVLRRLLGLEQKMKQYADGRHFVGGVVDLAGMEGFNRVWDAPENLPRIEELTAPERWVERVLGRPAIPA; encoded by the coding sequence ATGAGCAGCGCCTCCACGATGGTCGACTGGGACCTCGCCGGTCGCACGGCCCGCCGACTGGTGAGCCCGGGTCCGCGGACGACGCGGGAAGAGGCCGCGGCCGTCGTCCGCGAACTGCACGAGGCGGCGGCCACGGCGATCGGGCACGTCGAGGCCCTGACCGGCCTGCGGCCGGCGCCGGGCGGCGTCGTCCCGCAGGTCGCGGTCGTGGACCGGCCCGGCTGGGCGGAGTCCAACGCCCGCGGCATGGCCACGCTGCTCGACCCCCTGGTCGAGAAGCTGGCCGAGCGCCAGGGCAGCCGTCCCAGCGCCCTGGCCACCGCCATCGGCTCCCGGGCCACCGGGGTGCAGGCCGGTGGCCTGCTCGCCTTCCTCTCCTCCCGGGTGCTCGGCCAGTACGAGCTCTTCGGCACCGGCGGGCGGCTGCTCCTCGTCGCGCCCAACATCGTCGCGACCGAGCGCAAGCTCGGCGTCGACCCGTCCGACTTCCGCCTCTGGGTCTGCCTGCACGAGGTCACCCACCAGCTCCAGTTCACCGGCGTCCCGTGGCTGGCCGGCTACCTCGAGACGCAGGTCGCCGAGTTCGTGGCCGCCACCGACCTGGCCCCCGACGTCCTGCGGCAGCGCCTGCAGGACGTGCTGAGCAGCGTCGTCGACGCCGTGCGCGGGGGCGAGCCCGGCAGCGAGCCCGAGGGGCTGATGGCGCTGGTGCGCGACCCGCGCCAGCGGGAGGTGCTCGACCGGGTCACCGCGGTGATGAGCCTGGTCGAGGGGCACGCCGAGTACGTGATGGACGGCGTCGGCCCCGACGTCGTCCCCACCGTGCGCACCCTCCGCAAGCGGTTCGCGCAGCGCCGCAAGGGCCGCGGCCCGGTCGACCGCGTGCTGCGCCGCCTGCTGGGCCTCGAGCAGAAGATGAAGCAGTACGCCGACGGGCGGCACTTCGTCGGCGGTGTCGTGGACCTCGCCGGGATGGAGGGATTCAACCGCGTCTGGGACGCGCCGGAGAACCTGCCGCGCATCGAGGAGCTCACGGCGCCGGAACGGTGGGTGGAGCGGGTGCTCGGCCGCCCGGCCATCCCCGCCTGA
- a CDS encoding methyltransferase domain-containing protein, whose product MTGPDEDVLQARARSFGSVAAGYAALRPSYPADAVGFLLGRRRPRDVLDLGAGTGLLAEVVLGLGHRVRAVDPAPEMLAELAARLPAVATAVGTAESIPADDASADAVVAGQAAHWFDPPPAAREIHRVLRPGGVLGLVWNTRDDRVPWIAALEELIADEARGHEADRGVVDRFAEELAADVQVVESAVVQRVTPEDVVGGIATRSYVAVMDDAGRREFLARIRDLLADHPGTRGRQELELPYRTHAYRLTPR is encoded by the coding sequence GTGACCGGCCCGGACGAGGACGTGCTGCAGGCCCGGGCGCGCTCGTTCGGGTCCGTCGCGGCCGGGTACGCGGCGCTGCGGCCGAGCTACCCGGCGGACGCCGTCGGCTTCCTCCTCGGCCGCCGCCGACCGCGGGACGTGCTCGATCTCGGCGCCGGTACGGGCCTGCTCGCGGAGGTCGTGCTGGGCCTGGGCCACCGGGTCCGGGCGGTCGACCCGGCTCCGGAGATGCTGGCCGAGCTCGCCGCCCGGCTGCCGGCGGTCGCGACGGCGGTCGGGACCGCGGAGTCGATCCCGGCCGACGACGCCTCGGCCGACGCCGTCGTCGCGGGGCAGGCCGCGCACTGGTTCGACCCGCCGCCGGCCGCCCGCGAGATCCACCGGGTCCTCCGCCCCGGTGGCGTCCTCGGCCTGGTCTGGAACACCCGCGACGACCGGGTCCCCTGGATCGCCGCCCTGGAAGAGCTGATCGCCGACGAGGCGCGCGGCCACGAGGCCGACCGGGGCGTCGTCGACCGCTTCGCCGAGGAGCTCGCGGCCGACGTGCAGGTGGTCGAGTCGGCCGTCGTGCAGCGGGTGACCCCCGAGGACGTCGTCGGCGGGATCGCCACCCGCAGCTACGTCGCGGTCATGGACGACGCCGGGCGGCGCGAGTTCCTGGCGCGGATCCGCGACCTGCTGGCCGACCATCCCGGCACCCGGGGGCGGCAGGAGCTCGAGCTGCCCTACCGGACCCACGCCTACCGGCTCACCCCGCGCTGA